A part of Capsicum annuum cultivar UCD-10X-F1 chromosome 6, UCD10Xv1.1, whole genome shotgun sequence genomic DNA contains:
- the LOC107874602 gene encoding uncharacterized protein LOC107874602 — MGRMPYVLNVWMYECYSEVDSTIVEQVGNVIPRIFNWQVVGIKVKYKKFMAGMFNKFVYNNIRPTDEKVQSLDLQMIEGFQLKEVESKFPPEIAAYCSDKRPAVDVQSQMDLDI, encoded by the exons ATGGGGAGAATGCCTTACGTGCTAAATGTTTGGATGTATGAATGTTATTCTGAGGTAGACAGTACGATAGTCGAGCAGGTGGGAAATGTAATTCCCCGAATTTTCAACTGGCAGGTGGTTGGAATCAAAGTTAAGTACAAGAAATTTATGGCTGGTATGTTCAACAAG TTTGTATATAACAATATACGACCAACTGATGAAAAAGTACAAAGTCTTGATTTGCAAATGATTGAGGGATTTCAATTAAAAGAAGTTGAAAGTAAATTTCCTCCAGAAATTGCTGCATATTGTTCCGATAAAAGACCTGCTGTCGACGTACAATCACAAATGGACCTCGATATATAA